One genomic region from Flavobacterium lindanitolerans encodes:
- a CDS encoding aminotransferase class V-fold PLP-dependent enzyme — MKDFNPADNIQDLQYFGEFGGVNPSISDSSTYTFLSAKTMFDTFEGNAEGCYLYSRHSSPSNLYLDKALAAMEGTESANVAASGMGAITPTLLQLCGNGDHIVSSRTIYGGTYAFLKNFAPKFGIKTTFVDITKLDIVEASITPDTKVLYCETVSNPLLEVADIAGLAKIAKKHNIKLVVDNTFSPLSVAPAKLGADIVIHSLTKYINGSSDTVGGVVCASQEFVNSLKNVNNGASMLLGPTMDSLRSASVMKNLRTLHIRIKQHSYNALYLAEKFEKDGLKTVYPGLKSHPSHELYKNMINPEYGFGGMMTIDVGTLDKANELMELMQQRNLGYLAVSLGFYKTLFSAPGTSTSSEIPLEEQAAMGLTDGLIRFSIGLDNDIERTYSMMRTCMEDLGILDKSMALA, encoded by the coding sequence ATGAAAGATTTTAATCCGGCAGACAATATTCAGGACTTACAATATTTTGGAGAATTTGGAGGCGTAAACCCTTCTATATCTGACTCTTCTACTTATACTTTTTTATCGGCAAAAACAATGTTCGACACTTTTGAAGGCAATGCTGAAGGATGTTACCTGTATTCACGCCATTCCTCTCCAAGCAACCTGTATCTTGACAAGGCTCTGGCTGCTATGGAAGGTACAGAATCTGCAAATGTAGCGGCTTCCGGTATGGGTGCGATTACACCAACCTTATTGCAATTGTGCGGAAATGGTGACCATATTGTTTCCAGCAGAACTATTTACGGAGGAACTTATGCCTTTTTAAAGAATTTTGCCCCTAAATTTGGCATCAAAACAACTTTTGTAGACATTACAAAGTTGGATATTGTTGAAGCTTCTATTACACCTGACACTAAAGTTCTTTACTGCGAAACTGTGAGTAACCCGCTTCTTGAAGTGGCTGATATTGCCGGTTTAGCTAAGATTGCCAAAAAACACAATATCAAGTTGGTAGTCGATAATACTTTTTCGCCATTGTCTGTTGCTCCTGCAAAACTGGGTGCCGATATTGTAATACACAGTTTAACAAAATACATTAATGGTAGTAGTGATACCGTAGGCGGTGTTGTTTGTGCATCACAGGAATTTGTGAATAGCCTGAAAAATGTAAACAATGGTGCGAGTATGCTTTTAGGACCTACAATGGACAGTCTTCGTTCTGCCAGCGTGATGAAAAATCTAAGAACATTGCATATCCGTATTAAACAACATAGTTACAATGCTCTTTATCTTGCTGAAAAGTTTGAGAAAGATGGATTGAAAACAGTCTACCCGGGACTAAAAAGCCATCCGAGCCACGAATTATACAAAAACATGATTAATCCTGAATATGGCTTTGGAGGAATGATGACAATTGATGTAGGTACGCTTGATAAGGCAAATGAACTGATGGAGTTGATGCAACAGCGAAATCTGGGATATCTGGCCGTGAGTTTAGGATTCTACAAGACTTTGTTCAGTGCTCCGGGAACATCTACATCAAGCGAAATTCCTTTAGAAGAACAGGCTGCTATGGGATTGACCGATGGATTAATCCGTTTTTCAATCGGATTGGACAATGATATTGAAAGAACTTATTCTATGATGAGAACCTGTATGGAAGACTTAGGAATACTGGATAAGTCTATGGCTTTAGCATAA
- the lpdA gene encoding dihydrolipoyl dehydrogenase, whose product MSSFDVVVIGSGPGGYVAAIRAAQLGFNTAIIEKYSTLGGTCLNVGCIPSKALLDSSHHYYDAVSHFKEHGIEITGEVKFSIEQMVARKGTVVDQNVSGIKYLMDKNKITVFQGVGSFEDATHINVAKADGSSETLEAKYTIIATGSKPSTLPFIKIDKERIITSTEALNLKEVPKHLIVIGGGVIGLELGQVYLRLGAQVSVVEYLDRIIPGMDAGLSKELTKVLKKQGMKFYTSHKVKSVERNGDGVQVQAENAKGETITLDGDYSLVSVGRRPYTDGLNAEKAGVKITERGQIEVNDHLQTSVPNIYAIGDVIKGAMLAHKAEEEGVFVAETLAGQKPHIDYNLIPGVVYTWPEVAAVGKTEEQLKEAGVEYKAGSFPFKALGRSRASGDTDGFVKILADAKTDEVLGIHMIGARTADLIAEAVTAMEFKASAEDIARMSHAHPTYAEAVKEAALAATDNRSIHM is encoded by the coding sequence ATGAGTTCATTTGACGTAGTCGTTATAGGTTCAGGTCCTGGTGGATATGTTGCTGCAATCCGAGCTGCACAATTAGGTTTTAACACCGCAATCATTGAAAAATACAGTACTTTAGGAGGAACTTGCCTGAACGTTGGATGTATTCCGTCAAAAGCATTGCTTGATTCTTCGCACCATTACTATGATGCCGTTTCGCATTTCAAGGAACACGGAATCGAAATAACCGGAGAAGTAAAATTCAGTATTGAACAGATGGTTGCCCGCAAAGGAACCGTGGTAGACCAGAACGTTTCAGGAATCAAATACCTTATGGATAAAAACAAAATTACTGTTTTCCAGGGAGTTGGTTCTTTTGAAGATGCAACGCACATCAATGTAGCCAAAGCCGACGGTTCATCTGAAACTCTTGAAGCAAAATATACGATTATCGCAACCGGCTCGAAGCCATCTACCTTGCCATTTATCAAAATTGACAAAGAAAGAATCATCACATCAACAGAAGCTCTGAATTTAAAAGAAGTTCCTAAACACCTGATTGTTATTGGTGGTGGTGTCATTGGTTTGGAATTAGGGCAGGTTTACCTGCGTTTGGGAGCACAGGTTTCTGTAGTAGAATATCTGGACAGAATCATTCCGGGTATGGATGCCGGTTTGTCAAAAGAATTGACAAAAGTATTGAAAAAGCAAGGAATGAAATTCTATACGTCGCACAAAGTAAAATCAGTTGAAAGAAACGGAGATGGTGTTCAGGTTCAGGCTGAAAATGCAAAAGGCGAAACTATTACTCTTGATGGAGATTACTCTTTAGTATCAGTAGGACGTCGTCCTTACACTGACGGATTAAATGCTGAAAAAGCAGGGGTGAAAATTACGGAAAGAGGCCAGATTGAAGTAAACGACCATTTACAGACTTCGGTTCCGAATATTTATGCAATTGGTGACGTAATCAAAGGTGCAATGTTAGCACATAAGGCAGAAGAAGAAGGTGTATTTGTTGCAGAAACTCTTGCCGGACAAAAACCGCATATTGATTACAACCTGATTCCGGGAGTTGTTTATACCTGGCCGGAAGTTGCCGCTGTTGGAAAAACAGAAGAGCAATTGAAAGAAGCAGGAGTAGAATATAAAGCAGGAAGTTTCCCATTCAAGGCTTTAGGACGTTCGCGTGCAAGCGGTGATACAGACGGTTTCGTGAAAATCCTTGCCGATGCTAAAACAGATGAAGTTTTAGGAATCCATATGATTGGTGCAAGAACTGCCGATTTGATTGCGGAGGCAGTTACAGCAATGGAATTTAAGGCTTCTGCTGAAGATATTGCAAGAATGAGCCATGCTCACCCAACCTATGCTGAAGCTGTAAAAGAAGCGGCACTTGCTGCAACAGACAACAGGTCAATACATATGTAA
- a CDS encoding anthranilate synthase component I family protein, translating to MRTSIIIEVQKPKEFKQQLLGWSEQFREALFLDSNYYRQNYTSFDAILAVDAFTSIQTDEHNAFEDLKQYQQTTKDWLFGYLSYDLKNDTEDLISDNFDGLHFPDLFFFQPKKLFFLKGNQLEICYLNMCDDEIEEDLEAINKQVTPVNAEQKLKIQQRISEQSYLQKISEMQQHIHRGDIYEANFCMEFFAENATINPIATYKSLNKISEPPFAVFFKNNKQYLLSASPERYLRKEKDKIISQPIKGTAKRHPDFQQDEAIKQRLLSNEKERSENIMIVDLVRNDLSRTAAKNSVEVEELCGAYTFKQVHHLISTVVSKADKEKSAVEIIKTTFPMGSMTGAPKISAMKIIEGLEETKRGLYSGAVGYFTPENDFDFNVVIRSILYNQQNGYVSFSVGSAITALSVAEKEYEECLLKAKAMREVLES from the coding sequence TTGAGAACATCCATCATTATAGAGGTCCAAAAACCAAAGGAATTTAAACAGCAGCTTTTAGGCTGGTCCGAACAATTCCGCGAAGCCCTTTTTTTAGACAGCAATTATTACCGTCAAAATTATACGTCTTTTGATGCAATACTTGCCGTCGATGCTTTTACGTCAATCCAGACAGACGAGCACAATGCTTTTGAAGACCTGAAACAATACCAGCAAACGACTAAAGACTGGCTTTTTGGCTATCTTTCGTATGATTTGAAAAATGATACGGAAGATTTGATATCTGACAATTTTGACGGCTTGCACTTTCCTGACCTGTTTTTCTTCCAACCTAAAAAACTTTTCTTTTTGAAGGGCAATCAGTTGGAGATTTGTTACCTGAATATGTGTGATGATGAAATAGAGGAGGATTTGGAAGCAATCAACAAACAGGTTACTCCGGTTAACGCTGAACAAAAATTAAAAATACAGCAACGCATTTCTGAACAGAGCTATTTGCAAAAAATTTCTGAGATGCAGCAACATATCCATAGGGGAGACATATATGAAGCCAATTTCTGCATGGAATTTTTTGCAGAAAACGCAACAATTAACCCTATAGCAACTTATAAAAGTCTGAATAAGATTTCGGAACCGCCTTTTGCCGTATTTTTTAAAAACAACAAACAGTATCTTTTATCGGCTTCACCGGAAAGATACCTAAGAAAAGAAAAGGATAAGATTATTTCGCAACCTATTAAAGGGACGGCAAAAAGACATCCCGATTTTCAGCAAGACGAAGCCATAAAGCAAAGGTTATTATCCAATGAAAAAGAGCGTTCGGAAAATATCATGATTGTTGACCTCGTGAGAAATGATTTGTCGAGAACGGCAGCAAAAAATTCTGTAGAAGTGGAGGAACTTTGCGGGGCCTATACCTTCAAACAGGTGCATCATCTGATTTCAACAGTTGTTTCCAAAGCAGATAAAGAAAAATCTGCTGTAGAAATTATCAAGACAACATTTCCTATGGGAAGTATGACGGGAGCGCCAAAAATCTCTGCAATGAAAATTATCGAAGGCCTGGAAGAAACCAAACGAGGTCTTTACAGCGGGGCTGTGGGGTATTTTACACCGGAAAACGATTTTGATTTTAATGTTGTCATACGTAGTATATTGTATAACCAACAAAACGGATATGTTTCCTTTTCTGTAGGCAGTGCCATAACAGCATTATCGGTTGCTGAAAAAGAATATGAAGAATGCCTGTTAAAAGCAAAGGCCATGCGTGAAGTATTGGAATCGTAA
- a CDS encoding Lrp/AsnC family transcriptional regulator translates to MTLDTIDKKLLKLLQEDSKRTTKELSLKLDLSVTAVYERIKKLEREGIIKKYVALLDRNTIQKGFVVFCHLKLMQHTKEFISQFEKEVVQLNEVLECFHVSGDYDYILKICVENMEEYREFMVTKLTSLQHIGSTHSMFMIGEVKNTTAFVF, encoded by the coding sequence ATGACATTAGATACTATTGACAAAAAACTTTTAAAACTGCTGCAGGAGGATTCCAAGCGTACTACTAAAGAACTTTCCCTAAAGCTGGACCTTTCCGTTACAGCCGTTTATGAACGCATAAAAAAACTGGAAAGGGAAGGAATCATAAAAAAATATGTAGCTCTTCTTGACAGAAATACTATCCAAAAAGGATTTGTTGTTTTTTGCCACTTGAAATTGATGCAGCACACCAAAGAATTTATTTCTCAGTTTGAAAAAGAGGTCGTACAGCTCAATGAAGTTCTTGAATGTTTTCATGTGAGCGGTGATTATGACTACATACTTAAAATTTGTGTCGAAAATATGGAAGAATATAGGGAATTTATGGTTACTAAACTTACAAGTCTGCAGCATATTGGCAGTACGCACAGTATGTTTATGATTGGAGAAGTCAAGAATACTACTGCTTTTGTCTTTTGA
- the tilS gene encoding tRNA lysidine(34) synthetase TilS, which translates to MLLKFQKHLAENLPFLKEKKLLLALSGGLDSMVLAYLLKESGCNFTMAHCNFQLRGNESDGDEKFIRDFASQNKIELFVTRFDTESFATDNKLSIQVAARQLRYIWFYQLLEENKLDYILTAHHLDDNLETFLINLTRGTGLDGLTGILDKNNRIVRPLLNFSREEIRNFAVENKIEWREDSSNASDKYLRNKLRHDIIPMLKSLNPSFLDSFQDTLNNLQQAKSLAEDASVLVYKQVVSEKENQKHFNISELKRLANYKAYLYEWLKPFGFRAWEDIYELTEAQSGKIILSENYRLLKDREYLILEPVKEKDSGIYEIIGNEIKTPIPLKISETDQIIKASDTHRIYVDKETLKFPLHIRKWQEGDYFCPTGIDGKKKISKYFKDEKMSLSEKENTWLLISDNKIVWIIGKRSDRRFYVSNTTQQILKIEILK; encoded by the coding sequence ATGCTTTTAAAATTTCAAAAACATTTAGCTGAAAACCTTCCTTTCTTAAAAGAAAAAAAACTGTTATTGGCACTTAGCGGAGGTCTTGACAGCATGGTTTTGGCATATCTGTTAAAAGAATCAGGTTGTAATTTTACAATGGCACATTGTAATTTTCAACTTCGCGGAAATGAAAGTGATGGGGATGAAAAATTTATCAGAGATTTTGCTTCACAAAACAAAATTGAGTTATTCGTAACCCGTTTTGATACAGAAAGTTTTGCTACAGATAATAAACTATCAATTCAAGTAGCGGCACGGCAACTTCGCTACATTTGGTTTTATCAGTTGCTTGAAGAAAATAAGCTCGATTATATACTCACGGCACATCATCTGGATGACAATCTGGAAACTTTTCTGATTAATCTGACACGAGGCACAGGACTGGATGGATTGACAGGAATCCTTGACAAAAACAACAGGATTGTACGTCCGCTTCTGAATTTTAGCCGGGAAGAAATCCGAAATTTTGCCGTTGAAAATAAAATTGAATGGAGGGAAGACAGTAGTAATGCATCCGACAAATACCTCCGAAATAAGCTGCGTCATGATATTATTCCAATGCTGAAAAGCCTGAATCCTTCTTTTTTGGATTCTTTTCAGGATACTCTGAATAATCTGCAACAGGCAAAATCATTGGCAGAAGATGCTTCGGTTTTGGTTTATAAGCAGGTCGTTTCTGAAAAAGAAAACCAGAAGCATTTCAATATTTCAGAACTGAAAAGACTGGCTAATTATAAGGCCTATTTATATGAATGGCTAAAACCTTTCGGATTCAGAGCATGGGAAGATATTTATGAACTCACAGAAGCCCAATCCGGAAAAATAATTCTCTCTGAAAACTACAGGCTGCTGAAAGATAGAGAATATCTGATTTTAGAGCCTGTCAAAGAAAAAGATTCCGGCATTTATGAAATAATTGGCAATGAAATCAAGACGCCCATACCTCTGAAAATCTCGGAAACAGACCAAATAATAAAGGCTTCAGATACTCACCGGATTTATGTAGATAAAGAAACGTTAAAGTTTCCGTTGCATATTAGAAAATGGCAGGAAGGTGACTATTTTTGTCCGACTGGAATCGATGGAAAAAAGAAAATCAGCAAGTATTTTAAAGACGAGAAAATGTCTTTAAGCGAAAAAGAAAATACATGGCTGCTGATTTCTGACAATAAGATAGTCTGGATTATAGGAAAACGTTCAGACCGTAGATTTTATGTAAGCAATACAACTCAACAAATATTAAAAATAGAAATCCTGAAATGA
- the nhaA gene encoding Na+/H+ antiporter NhaA, with translation MQHQLQQTTVDKYIINPLKSFISNSVMGGVVLLGAAIIAMILANSPWSESFLGFWKNRISIGFNDTVFLDYDLHHWINDGLISIFFFVLGLELKREMVDGQLSGFRNAVLPIIVGISGMIFPAFIFFLFNGSDTQAINGWGIPMACDIAFVLGILYLLGDRVPVSVKIFFTAFGIVDDIGAVLVIALVYTNEISMWSLGLGLLFFLLLILANKIGVRSTLFYGIVGIIGVWIPFLLSGVHATIAAVLVAFTIPATTKISEKGFLSKIKSYSGELDKTESLSGVTLTKGQLNIIKKMKSMTKHATPPLQRLEHSLHPVVSFIVMPIFALANAGVVFDIDFADLFSNNIFLGIVTGLIVGKFLGIFGITFLLLKLKLVKLPKKMTVRHLLGISILSGIGFTMCLFITTLAYDNPQHVTQAKIAIFAASIIAGISGYVLLNRKPKNETGSISAS, from the coding sequence ATGCAGCATCAATTACAACAGACTACAGTTGATAAATACATAATCAATCCGTTAAAATCTTTTATAAGCAATTCTGTTATGGGTGGTGTGGTGCTTTTGGGCGCTGCCATTATTGCTATGATTTTAGCCAATTCACCCTGGTCGGAATCTTTTTTAGGATTTTGGAAAAACAGAATCTCGATTGGATTTAATGATACTGTTTTTTTAGATTATGATTTGCATCATTGGATTAATGATGGTTTGATTTCTATATTCTTTTTTGTTTTGGGACTGGAGTTGAAAAGAGAAATGGTGGACGGTCAGTTATCAGGTTTCAGAAATGCAGTCCTGCCTATTATAGTTGGGATTTCCGGAATGATTTTTCCCGCATTTATTTTTTTTCTTTTTAATGGATCTGATACCCAGGCCATCAACGGATGGGGAATTCCTATGGCTTGTGATATTGCATTTGTACTTGGGATTTTATACTTATTGGGAGATAGGGTTCCGGTGTCTGTGAAGATTTTTTTTACGGCTTTTGGAATTGTAGATGATATTGGTGCTGTTTTGGTGATTGCTTTAGTCTATACTAATGAAATATCGATGTGGAGCCTGGGATTAGGATTGCTCTTTTTTCTACTGCTGATTTTGGCCAATAAAATAGGGGTAAGGAGTACACTCTTTTATGGTATTGTAGGTATTATTGGTGTATGGATTCCGTTTTTACTTTCAGGTGTCCATGCCACAATAGCGGCTGTATTAGTAGCGTTTACCATTCCTGCCACTACTAAAATAAGTGAAAAAGGTTTTCTTTCTAAAATCAAGTCGTATTCAGGTGAACTGGATAAAACGGAATCGTTATCAGGTGTTACCTTAACTAAAGGACAGTTAAACATCATAAAAAAAATGAAGTCGATGACAAAACATGCAACTCCACCTTTGCAACGTCTTGAACATAGCCTTCATCCTGTAGTTTCATTTATCGTCATGCCCATTTTTGCTTTGGCAAATGCCGGAGTTGTGTTTGATATTGACTTTGCAGATTTGTTTTCAAATAATATTTTTTTGGGTATAGTGACAGGATTGATAGTAGGGAAGTTTCTCGGTATTTTTGGAATTACGTTTTTGTTGCTTAAGCTCAAATTGGTAAAGCTTCCAAAGAAAATGACAGTGAGGCATCTTTTGGGTATAAGTATTTTATCCGGTATTGGTTTTACGATGTGTCTTTTTATAACAACACTTGCTTATGACAACCCGCAACATGTTACACAAGCTAAGATAGCCATATTTGCCGCTTCTATAATTGCCGGAATTTCAGGCTATGTTTTACTTAATCGAAAGCCTAAAAACGAAACAGGAAGTATTAGTGCTTCATAA
- a CDS encoding S9 family peptidase: MKKISFLSAFLLAGIVAYAQKNLTIEEATFGQYRNFAVENLVAPKWRKDTKAITYLDNSYSKLVSKSEEGNWTETILLTKADLQTALKNKFSTDEFQLRMFPYSYTWIDKSTLEFEVDGKNSKYLIQFDVDKKEVRNGIAFSSDGRNQIISSDGKYAAWLDNNNIKITTNSGQTTNVTSDENAGIVNGSDYTHRQEFGINRGMWWSPKNDKLAYYRKDETMVADYPLTDFSARIAANKNIKYPMAGMKSEEVTLVVYDVNAKKSVTLQTGEPKEQFLTCITWDPSGKFVYIGVLNREQNHLKLNKYDASTGTLVKTLFEEKASTYVEPLHDLTFLPNSATEFLYRSEKDGFEQLYLYNTDGKLVRKLGYNDVVVTSLLDFDKEGKNVFYIGTSNNGLDRQFFKVDLKSGKTTQLTTTSGMHAGSISSDGTLLLDQFTNVTTPNEVAIVNLKTNKSTNLIKATNPYLGKTNLPKMELVKITAADGKTPLNGRLIYPANFDATKKYPVMVYVYGGPHAQLVQNEWLGGAGLFDFFMAQNEFVVFTVDNRGSDARGRDFEHVIHRNLGQNEMADQMKGIEFLKSKSFVDQDRIGVYGWSFGGFMTTSLLLNHNDVFKVGVAGGPVCDWKYYEVMYGERYMDMPQENPEGYEKASVINKAKQLKGHLLMIHGAQDPVVVQQNSMEFIQACIKEGKQIDYFLYPTHEHNVSGRDRIHLNQKIADYFFLYLKK, translated from the coding sequence ATGAAAAAAATATCTTTTTTATCGGCTTTCCTTCTGGCTGGGATTGTCGCTTATGCCCAAAAGAACCTTACTATTGAAGAGGCTACTTTTGGACAATATCGAAACTTTGCCGTTGAAAACCTGGTTGCTCCAAAATGGAGAAAAGACACCAAAGCCATAACCTATCTGGACAATTCTTATTCAAAGCTGGTTTCAAAAAGCGAAGAAGGCAATTGGACAGAAACAATTCTTTTGACAAAAGCCGACCTTCAGACAGCCTTGAAAAACAAATTTTCTACTGATGAATTTCAATTGAGAATGTTCCCGTATTCTTATACGTGGATTGACAAAAGCACATTGGAATTTGAAGTAGACGGAAAGAACTCCAAATATCTTATCCAATTTGATGTTGATAAAAAAGAAGTCAGAAATGGCATTGCTTTTTCTTCTGATGGAAGAAACCAGATTATTTCGTCAGATGGAAAATATGCAGCCTGGCTTGACAATAACAACATTAAGATTACTACCAATTCAGGGCAGACAACTAACGTTACTTCTGATGAAAATGCTGGAATAGTAAACGGAAGCGATTATACACACAGACAGGAATTTGGAATCAACCGCGGAATGTGGTGGAGTCCAAAAAATGACAAGCTGGCTTATTACCGAAAAGATGAAACAATGGTTGCCGATTATCCGCTTACTGATTTTAGTGCGCGAATTGCGGCCAATAAAAATATCAAATACCCAATGGCGGGTATGAAAAGTGAGGAAGTAACTCTTGTGGTTTATGATGTAAATGCTAAGAAATCGGTAACATTGCAAACCGGAGAACCTAAAGAACAGTTCCTGACCTGTATTACCTGGGACCCAAGCGGGAAATTCGTTTATATTGGCGTATTAAACAGAGAGCAGAACCATTTGAAATTAAACAAATATGATGCTTCAACGGGAACTTTAGTAAAAACGTTATTTGAAGAAAAAGCTTCTACTTATGTTGAGCCGTTACACGACCTGACTTTCCTTCCAAATTCTGCAACAGAATTTTTATACCGAAGTGAAAAGGACGGTTTTGAGCAATTGTATCTTTACAATACAGACGGCAAACTGGTTCGAAAACTGGGCTATAATGATGTTGTGGTTACCAGCCTATTGGATTTTGATAAAGAAGGAAAGAACGTATTCTACATCGGAACATCAAACAACGGTCTGGACAGACAGTTTTTTAAAGTGGATTTGAAATCAGGTAAAACAACACAATTGACAACTACATCCGGAATGCATGCCGGTAGCATTAGCAGTGACGGAACCTTATTGCTCGACCAATTTACCAATGTGACTACTCCTAATGAAGTGGCCATTGTAAATTTAAAAACAAACAAATCAACCAATCTGATTAAAGCAACCAATCCTTACCTGGGAAAAACAAATCTTCCAAAAATGGAATTGGTAAAAATAACTGCTGCCGATGGTAAAACACCATTGAATGGGCGTTTGATTTATCCTGCTAATTTTGATGCTACTAAAAAATATCCTGTAATGGTATATGTTTATGGCGGACCTCATGCACAGTTGGTACAAAACGAATGGCTTGGTGGAGCGGGTCTGTTTGATTTCTTTATGGCACAAAATGAATTTGTAGTCTTTACGGTCGATAACAGAGGAAGTGATGCCAGAGGAAGAGATTTTGAGCATGTTATTCACAGAAATCTGGGACAAAACGAAATGGCAGACCAGATGAAAGGAATCGAATTCCTGAAATCAAAAAGTTTTGTTGACCAGGACAGAATCGGGGTTTACGGATGGAGCTTTGGAGGTTTTATGACTACTTCTCTCCTTTTGAACCATAATGACGTTTTCAAAGTAGGCGTTGCCGGAGGTCCTGTTTGCGACTGGAAATACTATGAAGTAATGTATGGTGAAAGATATATGGATATGCCGCAGGAAAACCCTGAAGGTTATGAAAAAGCAAGCGTTATCAACAAAGCCAAACAATTGAAAGGACATCTGTTAATGATTCACGGAGCACAAGACCCGGTTGTTGTACAGCAAAACAGCATGGAATTTATCCAGGCCTGCATCAAAGAAGGAAAACAGATTGATTATTTCTTATACCCTACACACGAACACAATGTTAGCGGTAGAGACAGAATCCACTTGAATCAAAAGATTGCAGATTATTTCTTCCTGTATTTGAAAAAATAA